From the Leguminivora glycinivorella isolate SPB_JAAS2020 chromosome 15, LegGlyc_1.1, whole genome shotgun sequence genome, one window contains:
- the LOC125234201 gene encoding protein enabled homolog → MGKRKHREEDEEDYLERKIRSLERKRLKIRRRRRHRSYSPSTSSYTDNEYEYADQDIGEPDPLLEDSQYEESPLTNNTVYDLTDDEVGASTSGALPAAGGLRSVVIQNRSAAGPRAVDAPAPAPLPHPPPPPRRRARPRPRPPRRLRPLPRLHPQLPPHR, encoded by the exons ATGGGAAAAcgcaaacatcgtgaggaagatGAGGAAGATTACTTGGAAAGAAAAATCCGAAGTCTCGAGAGGAAAAGATTGAAGATTCGTCGCAGGCGCCGTCATCGTAGTTATAGCCCTAGTACGTCCTCATATACAgataatgaatatgagtatgcggACCAAGATATCGGTGAGCCCGATCCCTTGCTAGAGGATTCGCAATATGAAG AATCCCCATTGACCAACAATACTGTATACGACTTAACCGATGATGAGGTCGGTGCTTCAACGTCGGGTGCGCTGCCTGCTGCTGGCGGGCTGCGATCGGTGGTCATACAGAATAGAAGCGCCGCCGGGCCCCGCGCGGTGGACGCGCCGGCCCCCGCGCCCCTCCCgcacccgccgccgccgccgcgccggcgtgCGCGCCCGCGGCCGCGACCACCACGCCGGCTGCGCCCGCTCCCGCGCCTACATCCGCAGCTACCACCACACAGGTGA